The Vigna angularis cultivar LongXiaoDou No.4 chromosome 6, ASM1680809v1, whole genome shotgun sequence genome contains the following window.
TTcccaaataaaaattgaaaaagattgAGATACTCCAACTCACAAAAACATTAAGGCAGAAGTTTCTTTCATTATATCCAGATTTATACTTCCATATATCATACACGTTTTTGTCACACATGCCTCCTATTTGTGCTTTCATTGTTCAGTTTaataattgaatgaaaaaactattttacGAATTTGTGAATTTCAATTAATAGGGTACGTTTAAGGTCTCATGTATCCACACCTCATGTTAAATAtacacataatttatttaactgGAGTTATCaggaaatgaaaaataacaccCGTAATTGTCactaaaataatcttattttaatcacaaaaacaaaacCTCTCTTATAATACCTCAAGTTGAAAGGAGTTTCTACCAAAGGATAGGTACCATCAAAATAGAGATACTCAAAAAGcaaactcaaataaaataaaataaaaaactgtaTGTATAATGACGCCTCAAACTAGGATTATTTTTATGtacaactaaaataaataaacgaaCAGACTATTCCCATGCAAGGTTCAAAAATAGAATGAATTTACCTAAAAACAATGTGTTTACCTTATTTGCATCTAGCTCATCCTTATTTTCTACGTCACTAGATTTTCTAGGCTAGAAGGCCAAGTGTTTTTTAAAGTGAAAAAGGTTATCTACGTGTTTATTTAATTCCAATTTCCAATTGAAAAAAGAGATCGTAAAACATGGTAAGAAGAAGTTGTTGTCTTTGTCAGAATTCCTTTTCTTTCTACGTGTCAGAGAAAACCAGCTAAGAATAACTATGTTAAAGAATTTCATTTCGATGCtcaaaactaaaataagtaattaaaaacaaatacgaaacagaaatttaaagtattttgaCCCTGAATAAGGGCTTACAGTTTAGAAAATTTAGCCATCTCCTACCTACCGACCGttattctgtttttgttttcataagCTTTgtgcatacaattttttttctggaGATTATTGTGTTGGTTGATTACAAATCTTTTCAAGGTTTGTAGCCAACCATCAACAAGGTCTCCGAAAATGAGTTGCTTCCCATGCTGCTGCAAATCAGACACCAAACCAACCTCTAACGGGGCAGTCTCCACCAAAGTTTCCAAAGGAAGAAGAACATTCAAATCAGTAGCTGCGGCTATGTCTCTTAAAACAGGTATGTCGTATGCTTCATTGCtgatataaatattaatctttTCTAATTCCAACCCCATTATTATTACATTCAAAACAATccactttttattcttttaaccCTTTCTTTCATCGTAATGTTTATGccagtttattttttttaatcattttctgTCACTTTCTTTAACGTTATCTGGGTGGAGATTAGCCCTCCCTGCAGTAACATTTTTTCAGGATATAAGGATGTCTCGTGATgaagatttttttcttcttaaggAATTATTACCAATTAATTCcttcattttgtttgatttaacTGTATTTCTAAATTCAGCTGAAATTCTTCCTTGAATGTAATGAATTTCCTAATTCTACGAGCATCATGCATGAAAATATCATATTGCATGtgaatgaataattttataataactgGGTGATCTCAAATTGCAGGCAGCAGCAGGAACAGGCAAATAGACGCAGAGATAAGAAAATTTGGAATTGTAAAAAATGATGTCAAAGTATTCACATATGCACAGCTTCTTGAAGCAACAGACAACTTCAGTTCTGATTGCCTGGTCGGTGAAGGTGGATTCGGGAATGTTTACAAAGGATACATGAAAAGTGTTGAACAAGTCTGCCTCgtattttattatctaataatGCTTTGAGTTTTACACAAGGTTGTGAAAATCTAATGTAAAGTATTTTGTGTTCAGACTGTAGCTGTGAAGGTACTGAACAGGGACGGAGCACAAGGAACACGAGAATTTTTTGCAGAAATTTTGATGTTAAGTATGGTTCAACACCCAAACCTTGTGAGGCTCATTGGCTATTGTGCAGATGACCATTATAGGATTTTGGTTTATGAATTCCTGGCCAATGGGAGTTTGGAAAATCACCTTCTAGGTATGATGACAGAAAATTCTGGTATGGACTTAGCTTTACAGAAACACATTGTATATTATGCAACTCTAACTAGATTTTATTGATGTCAGACATAGGTGAAGGTAAGGAGCCTTTAGATTGGAAGACCAGGATGAAAATAGCAGAGGGAGCAGCTAAAGGACTTGAATATTTGCACAGCAGTGAAGATACACCTATCATATACCGTGATTTCAAATCATCTAATATACTGTTAGATGATAACTTCAATGCAAAGCTCTCTGATTTTGGGCTGGCTAAGATTGGTCCTAAAGAAGGGATGGAGCAAGTGACAAGCAGGGTGATGGGAACTTTTGGTTATTGTGCACCAGAGTATGCTGCTAGAGGTCAACTCAGCACAAAGTCGGACATTTATAGTTTTGGGGTTGTGTTTTTGGAAATAATATCGGGTAGGAGAGTATATGACACTTCAAGAGCTACAGCAGAGCAAAACTTGATTGATTGGGTATGCTACAGAACAAAACATGTCCATGGTTGTCATTAATGTTCTCATAACACATAACTGaattttttgtactttttttttggtatttgtCAGGCACAACCTTTGTTTAAGGACAGAACGAAGTTTACTCTAATGGCTGATCCTTTGCTTAAAGGTCAGTTCCCCGTGAAGGGTCTATTTCAATCGCTTGCAGTGGCAGCAATGTGTTTACAAGAGGAACCTGAAACACGACCTTACATGGACGATGTTGTGACGGCTCTTGCACATTTAGCAGTGCACAAAGTTGGAGACCAAGACATAGCCGGAGACTCTATAAAATGTGCAGGCCATGTTGAATCTTTCAGAGTTCTAAGCTCTGCTGGATCCGAAAGGACGTAGTTCACCACACACAGTCTAGGATTACTGCAAAAATACATCAAAAATTGTTGTAGAAAGATGAAAGTGCTTGCATGCAATTCTGTCTTCGTAACATTCTACAGTTCCTTTTTTAGCTGTAATTCTTCCCTTATGGAACTGATATGAGGCTCCCTCTAATTCAACGGTGTTTTTTCGTTCAGCAACTTATATCGACTTTCTGTTTCTATTTCGTTTGAACATGAGGAGACACTGAGATCCTGAAGGACAAAACACTAACATATAAAGTCTCTTAAATGCTTTGGTATTGTTCTTCAGTCATTGAGTTTCATTAGAGATTAAGCATATAATATGTGAATGAGCGAAATTGTATCTGATTGAAAAACGATATCAGAAATATCTAAAAGCATGTAATCTGTCTTGGGTTCCTATCAACTTTATTTATGTTCCTCAGTTACAAATACTATTTTCGCTAAATGTATGTAGAACATGCCATCATCCATTTACTAGTAGAAAACTGATCTTAAACTGAATCTGACATCTGAAAAGCCAGCAGTAACAAGGCATTGAAGCACAAGATGcgacaaaaaatgaaaatgacatgagcataaaattttaaaaagttgcCCAAGAGAGGCAACATAGCATgaagaataaaatgatatattgtAAGTTTTGGTTCCCCACAAAAAGCTAGTGCACACTAACTCAAGAGTCACTTAGAGCTGAAAGCTGTTGATATCATTCCTGAGGATCCTGTAGCTGTAACCAGGAATCTGGTTTAACTGATTGCCTTCAGCTACTTCAGCAGCAGAACAAATTTTTGGAAGGAACCCACTTGAGCCTcttctcttcctcctcttccatGTAGTTAGCAACTCCCAGAAACTAGGCCTTGAAATGGAATAGCTTCTGCCAGAAACCATGTCCACAAATTGTTGCTGAGGCTTTTTTGAGCATCCTCTTCTGTCTAACTCAAACATAGTGAAGTATTCAATTTCCTTCCTGACTAGAGATCCAATAGTGCCCCTTGTCCCTATAGCAACAGGAGCAGCCATTTCAACTGCACTAACTAGTTCTCATGGCACCACTCTTTATATATAATGCACAATTTTACTATTGAAACGAGTGAGGCTTCCACATGAAGAACATAGTGGTCGTGGttcttaattttcaatttgGAGCATCCATCTTTTGGTCattattaaatagtttaaaacTTAGTTGCTTTATGAAAAGCAAAAAGCATGAAATTTCCCATAATTGAAACtttaaaaagttgaaattatCGTGATCTCCAGTGCTTGTTTTCCGGAAATAATACTATACCCTTTTTGAGTAACTGTTAGGAATTCTGCTAAAATAGTTACCATATGGTGAAACGCTCAGAGAGATTGGTGATTTTGTAGCGTTTCACATCACAAACACATTGCAGTATTGAATAGTGTGGCACACATTGTCTGACCAAAGACTATTATTGCATTATTGGCAATAGTACTTGTTATATGAAATGGGGTTTTCTGTAACCTTAAATTCCTCCGAATTTCCTatgcagaaaaagaaaagcacaaAAATCAGTGGTTGTCTTTTAATGTTCTTTATTTGTCAGGTCAAAGTTATTCTCCGCCATTCATGGCTTGGCAAGTGGAAAGAGAGGTCATTTTTTTAATGGTGTGACAGTTCTTTTGGGGCGTGATTGCTATGTTGTCCAGGGCAGATGATATTTCCATTTGATCATAAACAAATAAAGTGAAAGTGTTGGATTTCCTACCTAACATTCCAAAAATCTATTTTCaattcaacttcttcttctatcAATGAAAAGTAAAAGAGGTATCATTCACTTGGATCGGACCAATTAATTCTACAGGGGATATGAAATGTAAATATGTAAGCTTATTCTCTCACAATTTGGAGGGTAAATGAGTTgaatctcaaattttaaaaataaatttaaacacgTGAGTAGactcaattattatatttatttaattttaaattttataaatttctcgtaaatattttgtgaataaattatatttaattgcaTTTTTCAGGAGAATTTCACAATAGTATAAATACGTAAATTTAGTGACTTAAAAGTTATTTtctcagttttttttaatgggagaggaaattttcaaattaaaaaaaaaattaatggaaGGTTTCAAatcttataataaaaacatgtaatgGTGGGAGGTGCTGAAAGGTGAAAAAATATGgatgaaaaaaaagataaaaataaatataatccaaatttTTACAGGTGATACTTTCAAAGTGtgttaatgttaatttaacaaaattaacattgaaaaagaaatataaaaatgaaaaaaaaatcatatgtttaaatatagaaattaaattattaattaaacctaattattattataaaatgagagtaatataaatgtaattattaataCGAATAGGTGAATAAGAAATAAGATTGTATTGAGGAATTTGTATTGCTTTTTAACTCATCTTACAAATAAGTTAATAACTATAATTGTTCTTATAATGGAAAAAGATGACAATACAAAAAGTTAGGTAGAAGAGATTTCATCAtaagaaacaaatatattaaaacaaatggAATACTGgaatctatatataaataaaatatgcacaaaaaagaaaaggtaaaattttGGTACCATGTACAAAATGCCCTTAAAGGAAATGGTTTTCCTTCCTTGTTAATTATTCTGGTATTAgatttatttaacttaaaacTGATTATTTGATGTTATTTTCAAAGTTCTCGAACCAAATTATAGATGTTAGTTAGGGATATCAAAATCCTTTTAGCTTTCATTATactaaagaaaaatgttttgaaagagTCCCATACTTTTGTACATGTAAAatcataacaagaaaaaaaaaactccagtttaaaaataaaaaacaaattataccTTATCCATTGTTATTTTAGTGGTATTTTGGTTTTAGATACGCACGTATCTTTTTTCGCTTTTCAACACTTTTTCACTGTTAttctttcaattttgatattctttcaacaTAAATACATTTGGCAGCATGCAAATATTGAACTACAGATACTCTgctatttattcatttatttactaCAAGATTTGAAGTTatcttttatattgttattgttttttattctgcattatatcataaaactttttaaaatatcattttttttcataattgaaactaaaaaatttagataagagagaaaaatttaagtaaataaacttaatttacCAAATTTGGATAGGAAgaatttatgtatatttttttattattatttgcatatttttgttaattattctttaatattttcttaactaGTTCACTTATTCATCAAACTGTATCAAAACATTTTGCACTTTGTTTTTAGATCGTTCTTTCCTCCTTTCgttctgtttttcttttgaccctttctttcttctctatatATATGCCACAAGATAGTGTTTTTAGAGCTTTAGAAATAGTTATAAGAAGTAAATTGTCAcaataataatagaagaaatcTCGTGACGACTCTCACGGTGACGTAAACAGATTGTGTTAGTGATTAGCGATAAAACCAAACTGTATTTTAAAAGGCAAACAAGTTTGAGTTTGACTGttataaatcataatttcaaagatcacattatattatattatattatattatattatattatattatattatattataatattccAAATCAAGACTTTGACTACCGTCTATTTGAGGAACTTGCCTAAACCACCCAAAACAGTGTACTTGTACTCTACTTTAAAactaattacaattttatactactcacaaaataaataaatatatttgttatctATTTCAAGTAGATTAGACTTAACAAaccttttaattcaattataaatagaatatattatacattttttattaaaaaataaataatcaaattttttgGTAGTAGGTCATAGCTTAAAATTATGTGGGTAACTAGAGGTTAATTAGACAGACAAAGGACTGTTGTTATCCAGATATGTTGCTTTCGATCCATACGTTTCACAACTGGCAAAGAACAAACACACATATATTTTGGCCCACCACACCAGTacaatacaatttaaatatcttttttttaattattgaataaaaaatattcaatacttAAAAaaggacatttttttttttaaattaggcTAGTTTATCTAAATGTTGGTGTCACCTACAAAATTTTCAgagtttttaaattatagtaaagggaattatgaattatggtTCTTCAAATTCCAATCTCTCTACATGACAAAGATATAACTTTTTTGAAGACTGAGGATGAATACAAACAAAAAAGACGACAATGGGTAATGTTGGATATTCTTCTGCCTCGAAACAAAATCACTTTCAAAAGACTTGTTGGTAAATGTTGGCAACATGAAAGAAAATCCGTGGCTACATGTGATATAACAAGTTTATTAGAGCCACctatatttatcttttgaagCTTGAAGAGATTCCTTGCAACACTTGCTCATGTTGTCAACTTCAATGAAGGAATTAGAGGTTATTCTTGTAGTTTCATATTCTAGAAAGTCTTTTTGGGAATTATGTTATTGGGGTCGTAGAAGAAGATTAATTATTATCACTGGTTCACCTCTTGTTGCTTGTCTTGTTCATCAATCTAGAAATAGTAATGTAGGTTATACAAAGTGTACCGAACCCACTCTTTTCAGTTTTCACCATTGTGTGGCCAAATGGAAAAGTTCATTGTAGTGGTCAAATTAAAAAGTGGTAATTGCGGCATTATTAGGCAAGGTTGTCACAAGTCAACATGGATTACGATCAAATGTTGTTCAAAAACCAACCAACTACACCGTCCAATGGTCGCATAGAACAGATGCATATAATGTTAAATGTTCAATACTTcgtttatattataattatgtgAAAACAACATCCTTTTTATGGTTCAGATTGTGTAGAAGTGTGTAGAATTGAAGATCGTGAATCGTGATCCAGTCAGCATATATATCCAATGACGTGATCATATTGCAATGGTGTGTAGCTAATCAACCGAAACCTCCTAGAAGAGTCACTAGattgaataattttatcaaGGACCAATTGCAAGGATTTAACTTCTGAAGTGACGTGCAAAATGAGAACATAGAGGATAACTTTGCTGctgatttcaattaaaatactCATAAACTTGATCAGATGCATATACTACACCCTTATTTTAtcacttcattcattttttCAATCTAGGATAAGGGACAGGACGCAGAAGGATCGCTAGGTAACATCTAAAGTAATCTAAATGCACTTCAATATTTTTTTGCCACTGAAttgaaaaaatttcttaaatctTCCTTTACTTTGCTATCTGCAAATGTATACTCAATAGCATTCCTTGACAGCTCAAACATTTCCCTCCTTCCCAGCCCTAGTAATCAATTAATCAGGCATGTGGTCAGCAAAACCtgctgaattaattaaaaagtactGCCGGCAAAAGAAAAGTGAAACGTACCAAATGAATCAGCAGCATATTTGTATTCCTCGGTGAGACTGGTAGAGAACACACCCGAGTCATCAGTACACAGGACTAAAGGATGTTTTTCTTTGTACAGCTCACCTGCATCAGAAAGATCATGAGGTTAAGAGAggattgattattttaaagCAAATCCCCTCATAATAAAAGTTTGTATATAACTCTGAAATTACTTTACAAGTGTTTGAGAATAAGATTATGATTACTGCATAGACTTTTAGCTTAGTAGCTTATTTGGCTAGATATACCTAAGACATGTTGGTGATAGAATAGAACCATTAACTTCTTTTTAACCCACAAAAGTGAGATTTGATCTCCAACAAGAAGAGATGAACTTCTATTGCAAAATGTAAGAGCATTACGTGCTGTAACCACTTTATGGAAAGTCAAAACAGGTCTTGTTTGTTCGTGTGTGTCCCATGAACACGTTAAAAGGTTTGGTTCCTTAAAACCAGGACAGAACTTTTGAAGAAAACGGATGAGAGAAAACGTCTCCCAACTCTTtctgtttttttgttttcaaaacactgttttgaaaaacaatttcatCCCTTATATAGATTTCGGGGGAGAAATTGATTTATGGGAAATGTgtaattgttttagaaaacGATTTTTAAGCAAAAAGTTCTACTCTGACTTCTCCAAAAGTTCTActgtttattaatattttttcccGACATCAAAAAGAGAAGCTAGCCAAAATCCAAAGCCACTTTCAAGCATAGAGCATCTTCGTTATGAAGTTAAAAAAACGGTCCCTCCATTGATTCTATATTTATGATCACCAACTTCAACTTTAAACAAATAGCACCTACCGAAATGGTGAACATCTATGGATCGAATAGTCAGTGTCCTAATGTTTGATGTCAAACAGATTTCAACCTGAaaatggtgaagaagatggaataaataatatgaatctTAGCTGGCTATAAATTGCGAAGTGATAATGCATTCAAACTTAACATGGATCAGAAGCCTAGAAGTGTTGATCAGTGAAGacataaccttttttttatctgaGGAGTTCCCAGtatatacataatattttttattgttatgtaTGAGGAACTTCTTAGATCATACAACTAAATTCACACTTGAAATTTCTCTTTCAACTTGAatcataattttcattttctagtTTATTTAACGATAAGAGTGGTGAAAAAGTCAGACCGGAATCTTGGACGACTTCAGCTGTCTCCAGTGTTCATCCTCCAAGTGACAAGCATGTCCAATCCTTTGGGGACGAAAGTCGAGCATATTTTTTATCTCCACTGAATTAGGTACCTAAAATCACTTAGTTGGAAAAATAGACCAAGTCAGGAAAACTCCCAAAAGTCACAAGTAAGAGCTATATAGATTGGCTCACCTCGCCACAGTGAAGTGTTACATAAAGGCCTTGTTCTCGAGCAAATTTCAATGCCGGCAAATACGTGGCCCTACGGAAGTTAAGAATGGGTTAGAATAAGCATCGATTTTCAAACATGAAGATTCATTACTACAATCAAGCATTGGATCAGTTTGATGTACCAATCACCAATATTTGGATTTCCAGAGAGATCAATTCCAACCACCCCAAATGGCCTCATTTCCAGTGCAAGCTTGACCTACAGCAAAGAAATGTAACATTGAAAGCCAGCACACGGCAAGCTGTAAGTTTTTCAAATTACTTGCACATATTGTCTTACAGTTTCCATTGCTGCTTCTGCTGTCTCTCTTCTGTCAATGCTCAAGAGAAGCCTAACATAGATTCTTTTTCTCACATGTCCAATTGCAGGTACAGAACTAAAAAGActctttgaatcttcacaacgCGGAACGAAATCCACGTCAACGGAAGTGATTGATCTCAGACCTTTGATAACAGCTTCAACATAAGAGCGTTTGGTCATTCCCACGGAATCATTTCTCTGAATGGTGGAACCAAAAAAAACACTTTCTTCGTCAGATCAATTGTCACAATCAATGGAAACAACAAGAACACCCTGAATTATAAATCTTCTTCGGTTACCTTTGGAGTAGTCCTCAACTCAAGATAGACAACATTCTCTGATGCAAAATCCTCAATAACCTGCTTTCAAGTACTATTATTACTATTGCTATTATCTCTTGTTAAAAAGAGAAGGCAATAAATGAggcaaaaacaaaatttacgtAGCAACCAAGCAGCCATACTTCTCTGGTAATTCTAGTGACAGTCTTGTGATCAGTAGTGAGAATGTGGATTAGGTCAAACAGCTTGAAAACTTCAGCCACGGAACGGTTGTCTGTATTTACAACAACACAATTAACATCAGTGTGAGCatgaagaaacaaaaatgatttgAGCTTAACAGAAATaggagtaaaattaaaataaataataataatgagaaAAAAGGTCCGGCAACAGGTATGCAAGAAgccaaaagaaaattaagagagCACCTGAGTAAGTGGTGGTGGTgccatatatatgtatatgtactgttttttaataaaaagataattgaTGGATGGTTATGTGAGTTGGTTGGTTTATCcagggatgaattatgtggtttAAGTTTGGAAGAGAAGGCTTGGAGAGCATGTGGTGAAGCGTCAACATgaattgaaaatggaaaaaggAGCACATTGAAAGAGAGACAGGGTGGACAATTAAC
Protein-coding sequences here:
- the LOC108343506 gene encoding probable serine/threonine-protein kinase PBL23 is translated as MSCFPCCCKSDTKPTSNGAVSTKVSKGRRTFKSVAAAMSLKTGSSRNRQIDAEIRKFGIVKNDVKVFTYAQLLEATDNFSSDCLVGEGGFGNVYKGYMKSVEQTVAVKVLNRDGAQGTREFFAEILMLSMVQHPNLVRLIGYCADDHYRILVYEFLANGSLENHLLDIGEGKEPLDWKTRMKIAEGAAKGLEYLHSSEDTPIIYRDFKSSNILLDDNFNAKLSDFGLAKIGPKEGMEQVTSRVMGTFGYCAPEYAARGQLSTKSDIYSFGVVFLEIISGRRVYDTSRATAEQNLIDWAQPLFKDRTKFTLMADPLLKGQFPVKGLFQSLAVAAMCLQEEPETRPYMDDVVTALAHLAVHKVGDQDIAGDSIKCAGHVESFRVLSSAGSERT
- the LOC108342677 gene encoding uncharacterized protein LOC108342677; protein product: MAAPVAIGTRGTIGSLVRKEIEYFTMFELDRRGCSKKPQQQFVDMVSGRSYSISRPSFWELLTTWKRRKRRGSSGFLPKICSAAEVAEGNQLNQIPGYSYRILRNDINSFQL
- the LOC108343419 gene encoding N6-mAMP deaminase gives rise to the protein MEWCLSMPKVELHAHLNGSIRDSTLLELTEGLIGKGVIDISEVEHIIKKYNRSVAEVFKLFDLIHILTTDHKTVTRITREVIEDFASENVVYLELRTTPKRNDSVGMTKRSYVEAVIKGLRSITSVDVDFVPRCEDSKSLFSSVPAIGHVRKRIYVRLLLSIDRRETAEAAMETVKLALEMRPFGVVGIDLSGNPNIGDWATYLPALKFAREQGLYVTLHCGEVPNSVEIKNMLDFRPQRIGHACHLEDEHWRQLKSSKIPVEICLTSNIRTLTIRSIDVHHFGELYKEKHPLVLCTDDSGVFSTSLTEEYKYAADSFGLGRREMFELSRNAIEYTFADSKVKEDLRNFFNSVAKKY